DNA from Microbacterium sp. SORGH_AS_0969:
ATCGGCGAGCAGGGTCTGCAGCGCATCCTGGATCTGGCGTTCGCTCGGGATGTCGAGCGACGCCGTCGCTTCGTCGAGGATCAGCACGGCGGGGTTCGCCAGGAACGCGCGCGCGAACGAGATGAGCTGCCGCTGCCCGGCCGAGACGCGGCCTCCGCGCTTGTTCACGTCGGTGTCGTAGCCGTCGGGCAGCTTCTCGATGAAGCTGTCGGCGCCCACCGCGCGCGCCGCGGCGCGGATCTCGTCCATCGTGGCGTCGGGCTTTCCGAGGGCGATGTTGTCGGCCACCGTTCCGCTGAAGAGGTAGGCCTCCTGCGTGACCATGACGATCGCGCGGCGCAGATCCTTCGGGTGCAGGCGGCGGAGATCGACGTCGTCGAGGGTGACCGCGCCCGCCGTGGGGTCGTAGAAGCGCGACACGAGCTTGGCCAACGTCGACTTACCCGCGCCGGTCGTGCCGACGAGGGCGATCGTCTGCCCCGCCGGAATGTCGAGCGAGAAGTTCGGCAGGATGACGCGGTCGTCGCTGTAGCCGAAGGTGACCTCGTCGAAGCGGACGTGACCCTGGGCCTCCCACAGGTCGACCGGGTCGGTCGGGTCGGGAACCGTGGGCTCCTCCTCCAGCACGCCCGACACCTTCTCGAGCGCCGCCGTCGCCGACTGGTACGAGTTCAGGAAGAACGCGACCTCTTGCAGCGGCGAGAAGAAGTTGCGGACGTACAGCACGGCCGCCGTCAGCACACCGATCTCGAGCGGTCCCGCGATCACGCGGCCGCCGCCCCACAGCAGCACGACCGCCACCGACACCGCGGCGACCGCCATGATGCCGGGCTCGAACGTGCCGAAGAGACGGATCGAGCGCATGTTGACGTCGCGGTAGTCGCCGGCGAGCTTGCCGAACTCCTCGTCGTTGCGGGGCTCTTTGCGGAACGCCTTCACGGCCCGGATCCCCGTCATCGTCTCGACGAACTTCACGATCACCTGCGCGCTGATCACGCGCGACTCGCGGTAGATCACCTGCGAGCGGCGGTAGAACCAGCGCATGAGCAGGTACATCGGGATACCCATGACCGTCAGGATCAGCCCCGACTGCCAATCGATGAGGAACAGC
Protein-coding regions in this window:
- a CDS encoding ABC transporter ATP-binding protein, encoding MSTATVSGTSGEDRSDYTRDESRAIRQRSLRLLGSLVSPLRWQLVLAAAVLVVSTALRVAGPALIAYGIDNALPAVIDRADWMPTIGVVGIYLLAGVGGAVLIGWYVVVAARLTQAVMLDLRKRIFLHTQKLSLEFHESYTSGRIISRQTSDLDTIRELLDGGLNELVSGVLYGLFTLVALFLIDWQSGLILTVMGIPMYLLMRWFYRRSQVIYRESRVISAQVIVKFVETMTGIRAVKAFRKEPRNDEEFGKLAGDYRDVNMRSIRLFGTFEPGIMAVAAVSVAVVLLWGGGRVIAGPLEIGVLTAAVLYVRNFFSPLQEVAFFLNSYQSATAALEKVSGVLEEEPTVPDPTDPVDLWEAQGHVRFDEVTFGYSDDRVILPNFSLDIPAGQTIALVGTTGAGKSTLAKLVSRFYDPTAGAVTLDDVDLRRLHPKDLRRAIVMVTQEAYLFSGTVADNIALGKPDATMDEIRAAARAVGADSFIEKLPDGYDTDVNKRGGRVSAGQRQLISFARAFLANPAVLILDEATASLDIPSERQIQDALQTLLADRTAIIIAHRLSTVAIADRVLVMEHGRIIEDDTPAALIAGTGKFAQLHAAWRESLV